In one window of Spodoptera frugiperda isolate SF20-4 chromosome 11, AGI-APGP_CSIRO_Sfru_2.0, whole genome shotgun sequence DNA:
- the LOC118274702 gene encoding uncharacterized protein LOC118274702, whose translation MFHGGIWAKLQGFYKWYVLGLVSIGYILGELGHYLIGTTSKVTADDLHYGDKSCMLNLTHVSLSDLPVVCEKVNSSDICETLTLNGTRYCEWGYNGLGIDYQVLAGPAFMAVFTVVGVILGVVADKFNRARILAFCTLIFVIAILLMGTVKEYWHLVVLRMIMAAGESGCNPLATGILTDLFPEKQRALALSIFNWGIYGGYGIAFPVGRYIPDVNAWGLSWRVCYFGAGIVGLVITVLTFLTLREPSRTTIGEEGTAKTNDTTVESGKKIPQVTIWHVIAQPRIILLCLAASIRHCGGMCFAYNADLYYRDYFPDVDLGWWLFAVTVGIGSIGVVAGGVISDKYVEKMGVRSRVLVLALSQLIATLPAFGSVVFGPLWAMITLAISYFFAEMWFGIVFAILVEIVPLSVRSTTVGVFLFVMNNVGGNLPILVDPVSKIIGYREAIMIFYAGFYGISSIMFFLTMFLMDGPVEKAATEEPANKRSGLDNRAFTQDELPARNAGRPLPSAVNERL comes from the exons GTACTACATCGAAGGTGACGGCAGATGATCTCCACTACGGAGACAAGTCCTGCATGCTGAACCTGACGCACGTGTCACTGAGCGACCTACCCGTCGTCTGCGAGAAAGTCAACTCTAGTGATAT ATGCGAGACTCTAACTCTGAATGGGACGCGGTACTGCGAGTGGGGGTACAATGGACTGGGGATAGATTACCAGGTGCTGGCGGGCCCCGCCTTCATGGCAGTGTTCACTGTCGTCGGAGTCATACTCGGCGTGGTCGCTGACAA ATTCAACAGAGCAAGAATCCTTGCCTTCTGTACCCTCATCTTCGTGATCGCCATCCTTCTCATGGGAACCGTCAAGGAGTACTGGCATCTAGTCGTCCTGCGTATGATAATGGCGGCAGGAGAATCCGGGTGCAATCCTCTAGCTACTGGCATTCTGACTGACTTGTTCCCTGAGAAACAGAGGGCTCTGGCGTTGTCCATCTTCAACTGGGGCATCTATGGAGGATATGGTATCGCCTTCCCCGTTGGACGGTATATACCTGATGTTAATGCTTGGGGGCTG AGCTGGCGTGTGTGCTACTTCGGAGCTGGTATCGTCGGTCTAGTCATCACTGTGCTCACCTTCCTCACTCTTCGGGAGCCTTCCAGAACTACTATTGGAGAAGAAG GTACCGCAAAGACAAATGACACTACTGTAGAGTCCGGCAAGAAGATCCCTCAGGTGACCATCTGGCACGTGATTGCGCAGCCCAGGATTATTCTGCTGTGCCTGGCTGCCTCTATCAGACATTGCG GTGGTATGTGCTTCGCGTACAACGCCGACCTGTACTACCGTGACTACTTCCCCGATGTGGACCTAGGCTGGTGGCTGTTCGCTGTTACTGTTGGTATCGGCTCCATCGGTGTCGTCGCTGGAGGAGTCATCTCCGACAA GTATGTGGAGAAGATGGGTGTTCGTTCAAGAGTACTGGTTCTTGCGCTGTCTCAGCTGATTGCCACCCTCCCCGCCTTCGGTTCTGTGGTGTTCGGACCTCTGTGGGCCATGATCACTCTTGCTATTTCCTACTTCTTCG CTGAGATGTGGTTCGGTATCGTTTTCGCCATCCTCGTGGAGATAGTGCCTCTGTCAGTCCGATCCACCACCGTCGGAGTGTTCCTCTTCGTGATGAACAACGTGGGAGGCAACCTGCCCATCCTGGTCGACCCCGTCTCCAAGATCATAGGATACAGAGAGGCCATCATGATCTTCTACGCTGGATTCTATGGCATCA gCAGCATAATGTTCTTCCTAACAATGTTCCTGATGGACGGTCCTGTAGAGAAAGCAGCTACAGAGGAACCAGCGAACAAACGCAGTGGTCTCGACAACAGAGCCTTCACTCAAGACGAACTACCCGCCAGAAACGCGGGCAGACCTCTACCTTCAGCCGTTAACGAAAgattgtaa
- the LOC118275114 gene encoding uncharacterized protein LOC118275114 isoform X2 translates to MKDPFVKDSVIDSPARESLRNVEGCYNKNIFKTSSFANSRRALQSGADKISRTFRSVRNTFGNLSQHFRLGGRRRHRLTEPPSPCRTPTTPVMKKKQILGRSPTKLYSPFGIETPHSRDFRMSPYMPDTPDHGLSPKRRKGVTHSWHILAKKRPRALFH, encoded by the exons ATGAAGGATCCTTTTGTTAAGGATTCGGTTATCGATTCGCCGGCCAGGGAGAGCCTGAGAAACGTGGAAGGTTGCTATAACAAGAATATATTTAAGACTAGTTCGTTCGCGAACTCCCGCCGTGCATTGCAGTCAGGTGCGGATAAGATATCGAGGACTTTTCGAAGCGTAAGAAACACCTTCGGGAATCTGTCACAG CATTTCAGATTGGGAGGCAGGCGCCGTCACCGCCTGACTGAGCCTCCATCACCATGCAGGACGCCAACAACACCAGTCATGAAGAAGAAACAG ATACTGGGGAGGAGTCCCACGAAGTTGTACAGTCCTTTTGGCATCGAGACACCACACAGCCGGGACTTCAGGATGTCACCATACATGCCTGATACACCAGATCATGG tTTGTCACCAAAGCGGCGCAAAGGCGTCACCCACTCATGGCATATCCTCGCCAAGAAGAGACCTCGGGCGCTCTTCCACTGA
- the LOC118275114 gene encoding uncharacterized protein LOC118275114 isoform X1, with protein sequence MKDPFVKDSVIDSPARESLRNVEGCYNKNIFKTSSFANSRRALQSGADKISRTFRSVRNTFGNLSQHFRLGGRRRHRLTEPPSPCRTPTTPVMKKKQSGLSQILGRSPTKLYSPFGIETPHSRDFRMSPYMPDTPDHGLSPKRRKGVTHSWHILAKKRPRALFH encoded by the exons ATGAAGGATCCTTTTGTTAAGGATTCGGTTATCGATTCGCCGGCCAGGGAGAGCCTGAGAAACGTGGAAGGTTGCTATAACAAGAATATATTTAAGACTAGTTCGTTCGCGAACTCCCGCCGTGCATTGCAGTCAGGTGCGGATAAGATATCGAGGACTTTTCGAAGCGTAAGAAACACCTTCGGGAATCTGTCACAG CATTTCAGATTGGGAGGCAGGCGCCGTCACCGCCTGACTGAGCCTCCATCACCATGCAGGACGCCAACAACACCAGTCATGAAGAAGAAACAG TCCGGTCTTTCCCAGATACTGGGGAGGAGTCCCACGAAGTTGTACAGTCCTTTTGGCATCGAGACACCACACAGCCGGGACTTCAGGATGTCACCATACATGCCTGATACACCAGATCATGG tTTGTCACCAAAGCGGCGCAAAGGCGTCACCCACTCATGGCATATCCTCGCCAAGAAGAGACCTCGGGCGCTCTTCCACTGA
- the LOC118275135 gene encoding mitochondrial import inner membrane translocase subunit Tim22, producing MSIEIRPPTDPNLSKFVKENDYDSLAKYLVGNNQRFRENIIIPRILGPVIIKSNEEKMIESTIESCPFKSLTSCIIGYGLGAAVGLFTSSLMPNVSVTDPNAMQTQSAREILREMRTSMLSYAKNFAILGAVFSGIECCIESARGKTDWKNGTYAGGVTGGLIGLRGGLRAGLFGAAGFAAFSTVIDYYMHQRG from the exons ATGTCGATTGAAATTCGGCCACCGACTGACCCGAACTTGTCGAAATTTGTTAAAGAAAATGACTATGACTCGCTCGCCAAGTACCTGGTGGGTAACAACCAGAGATTTCGGGAGAATATCATAATACCTCGGATCCTCGGGCCGGTCATCATCAAAAGTAATGAGGAGAAAATGATTGAATCCACTATCGAGAGCTGCCCTTTCAAATCATTGACAAGTTGTATCATTG gATACGGTCTTGGTGCAGCGGTCGGTCTCTTCACATCTTCCTTGATGCCAAACGTATCAGTAACAGATCCGAATGCAATGCAAACACAGTCCGCCAGAGAAATATTGCGGGAAATGCGAACATCTATGTTAAGCTACGCAAAGAACTTCGCTATCCTTGGAGCTGTGTTTTCTGGAATTGAGTGCTGTATAGAGTCCGCCAGAGGAAAAACTGATTGGAAGAATGGAACCTATGCTGGAGGTGTTACGGGTGGCCTAATTGGGTTAAGag GTGGCCTAAGAGCAGGTCTGTTTGGAGCAGCAGGTTTTGCAGCATTTTCAACGGTCATTGATTATTACATGCACCAGCGTGGataa
- the LOC118274908 gene encoding uncharacterized protein LOC118274908, with the protein MSDSSEDEDLSRFREVVDTSFTKLINESRGLPTKDVHDNNKEKPKSERYLEVASHYNDVKVPEEMQKRIGAKVSAIIQKKIEFVDIENETKKRKIKGGVKLFSSSEGFLSCEEIKDTYTDTHNAESKKLKNKRRQIDPEENVNENDKIQAVLLDGDFILSKEETKLWKSRRKEKLFKYKGNKKSKVLTEVV; encoded by the exons atgtCTGATTCTTCTGAAGATGAAGATCTTTCACGTTTTAGGGAAGTAGTGGACACATCGTTTACTAAGTTAATAAACGAATCACGCGGACTTCCTACAAAAGACGTTCATGATAATA aCAAAGAGAAACCTAAATCTGAAAGATATTTGGAAGTTGCATCCCATTATAATGACGTTAAAGTTCCCGAAGAAATGCAGAAACGAATTGGTGCCAAAGTATCTGCtattatacaaaagaaaatagaatTTGTAGACATTGAGAATGAAACAAA aaaAAGGAAGATTAAAGGTGGCGTGAAACTCTTTAGCAGTTCTGAAGGGTTTTTATCATGCGAAGAGATAAAAGACACCTATACTGATACTCATAATGCAGAATCCAAAAAACTCAAGAATAAAAGACGACAAATTGATCCTGAAGAGAATGTTAACGAAAATG ataaaaTTCAAGCTGTTCTACTCGATGGAGACTTCATCTTGTCTAAGGAAGAAACAAAACTATGGAAGTCAAGGAGAAAAGAGAAACTCTTCAAATATAAAGGCAACAAGAAAAGTAAGGTTTTAACTGAAGTGGTATAG